In one window of Ovis aries strain OAR_USU_Benz2616 breed Rambouillet chromosome 3, ARS-UI_Ramb_v3.0, whole genome shotgun sequence DNA:
- the LOC101117151 gene encoding natural killer cells antigen CD94-like, with protein sequence MSEEAVTYSDLLFQPSSQPQKRQRLETTKRKGHPIPHSLWKYVAVSLWIICLGLLLSVGYLVTELNKKPFQPEGCPGNSSSNKETNKTVWKYHTCSSNWHQYGENCYYFSRNIFPWKECHHYCTNLHSEFLKLNSEEEMNFIRKLSKMQCGLQKEKFSISLYYNNERLNWVWLDDTKLTLNKLQLPGHENANNKCAHIKYGQIIAEDCRSSGYCICKKTIYSD encoded by the exons ATGAGTGAAGAAGCTGTAACTTACTCCGATTTGCTATTTCAACCATCGTCTCAGCCACAGAAGAGGCAAAGACTTGAAACTACCAAGAGAAAAG GTCACCCTATTCCACATTCTTTATGGAAATATGTTGCTGTGTCTCTGTGGATCATTTGCCTGGGGCTTCTTCTGTCTGTTGGATACTTGGTCACTGAGT TGAATAAAAAGCCATTTCAACCAGAAGGATGTCCAGGAAATAGCTCCTCCAACaaggaaacaaataaaacag tttggaAATACCATACTTGTTCAAGCAACTGGCATCAGTATGGAGAAAACTGCTACTATTTTTCAAGAAACATTTTTCCTTGGAAAGAATGTCACCATTattgcactaatttacattctgaATTTCTTAAGTTGAATTCTGAAGAAGAGATG aattttataagaaaattgtCAAAAATGCAATGTGGTttgcaaaaagaaaagttttcaatTAGTTTATACTACAACAATGAACGACTGAACTGGGTTTGGCTAGATGATACAAAACTTACCCTGAACAA GCTTCAACTTCCAGGACATGAGAATGCTAATAATAAATGTGCACACATAAAATACGGCCAGATAATTGCTGAAGATTGCCGTAGTAGTGGTTATTGTATCTGTAAGAAGACAATATATTCAGATTAG